In the Corynebacterium jeikeium genome, GGCATGGGGTCGGAACTGGCGGACAACTGGCAGCCAGTCGTCGGCCTGCTGGTCGGCGGCGCCATCGCCGCACCGATCGCCGCGTGGATCGTAACTATTATGAAGCCAGAAGTGCTTGGTGGAGTTGTCGGCGGCTTGCTGATGCTGCTGAACTCCAGCCGCCTGGTGAACTACTTCGGCTTCCTCGGCGTGGTCGCCGTCATCCTGATCGGCCTGGCCGTGATCGTCGCCCTCGTCGTCGTGCGCAAGCGCTCCCTGCTGGAACGCTCCCTGACCGGGGACGATGCACCGGAAGACTCCCAACAGGCCACCGCGGAAAGCGATGTGGAGGCCACCTCGGGCCGGACAAGTGGGCGTCACTACGAAGGAGAGGGAACGAAGGTACAACAGCGCGAGAAAGAACGCGCCAGGGGGTAGGACGAGGGCGAATCTTCCGTGTAGACCTCGCCACCTAGGGGCTGCCAAGGCACAATGGAAGTGAACTGAAACTCCATTGAGGAAGGTATGTGATCTGTGTCTATCGCGTCGTCTACTGCGTCCCGAGGAACTGGCACGAACGCCGTCATCTCACCGATAGCGAGCGCAGCCGCGCGCCGCTCTGACATCTTGGAGGCGCTGGGGGAGGCAGAGGCAGTCGACATCTTCGACACCATCCGCCCTTCCGCACCCGACTTTGCCGCTGCCCTCGACGCGGCCTACGGCGCTCAAGCCAGTGCCAGTGCCAGTGCAGGAGCTGGCGCCGTGCTGCTCGGCACCGGCGAGATCAACTTCGACTCGCGCCTCGCCGCCGCCGCGGGTGCCTCCCACTACCTGCTCGCGGGCAGCCCGGCGGATGCCACGGCGCTGCAATTGGCCTCCGGGCAGCTCGTCCGCTCCGGCCGTAAGCCTGCCGGTATCTCTTTTATTGACGCCAACGCCTCCGCAGGTGCCGCCGCAGCGAACGCCGTCGAGGCGGAGGGGCAGGCGATTCGCCACATCGCGCTGGAAGGCATTGCGGAAGCAGCTGCCGGCACCAATGGGGAGAGCGCTGCTAAGGAGCCGGTGATTGGTCCGGAGCTTTTCGAGCGCAACCTGCTTATAAAGGCCCGCGAGAAGGATGCACACATCGTGCTGCCGGAAGGTGACGACGACCGCATCCTCACCGCTGCTGACCAGCTGCTGCGCGCCAAGGTATGTCGGCTGACCATTCTGGGTAACCCGGACGAGATTGCCGGCCGTGCCAAGGAGCTGGGGTTGGACCTGTCCGGCGCCACGCTGACCGACCCGAGCGAAGACAACCAGTTGGAGGAGTTTGCCACCGAGTTCGCCGAGCTGCGCAAGCACAAGGGGATCACGCTGGAGCAGGCGCGGGAGACGATGCAAGACATCAGCTACTACGCCACGATGATGGTCCACAAGGGCATCGCCGACGGCATGGTTTCTGGCGCGGCCCACACGACCGCACACACCATTAAGCCCTCGTTCCAGATCATCAAGACCGCACCGGGAGCGTCG is a window encoding:
- the pta gene encoding phosphate acetyltransferase; translation: MSIASSTASRGTGTNAVISPIASAAARRSDILEALGEAEAVDIFDTIRPSAPDFAAALDAAYGAQASASASAGAGAVLLGTGEINFDSRLAAAAGASHYLLAGSPADATALQLASGQLVRSGRKPAGISFIDANASAGAAAANAVEAEGQAIRHIALEGIAEAAAGTNGESAAKEPVIGPELFERNLLIKAREKDAHIVLPEGDDDRILTAADQLLRAKVCRLTILGNPDEIAGRAKELGLDLSGATLTDPSEDNQLEEFATEFAELRKHKGITLEQARETMQDISYYATMMVHKGIADGMVSGAAHTTAHTIKPSFQIIKTAPGASVVSSIFLMVMDGVLWAFGDCAVNPNPTSDQLAEIAAVSAKTAAQFGIEPKVAMLSYSTGTSGAGEDVEAVAAAVKKAQEDNPDLPLDGPLQFDAAVVESVGQKKLPGSDVAGQATVFVFPDLNCGNITYKAVQRTADALAVGPILQGLNKPVNDLSRGATVPDIVNTVAITAIQAN